One stretch of Alcaligenes faecalis DNA includes these proteins:
- the rapZ gene encoding RNase adapter RapZ, with product MLKVVLITGISGSGKSVALRLLEDTGYLCIDNLPPRFLAEFVERSAEQGLERLAVAIDVRGAGDLDILPGVISKLNEEGYSLRVLFLNASDHTLMQRYSESRRRHPLTDRLRQDGRSPSLEECIAVEREMTAPLRELGHIIDTTDLTPGQLRAWIRDLVQADRASVVLTFESFAYKRGVPGDADLVFDVRCLPNPHYDPELRPMTGRDEPVAKWLAQFGSVETMVDDIAGFVRRWLPLYMQDTRNYLTVAIGCTGGQHRSVYVTEQLALRFADYAPLLVRHRNQPPINPVP from the coding sequence ATGCTGAAAGTTGTATTGATTACCGGCATATCCGGTTCGGGAAAATCAGTTGCCTTGCGCCTGCTGGAAGATACCGGCTACCTGTGCATCGACAACCTGCCCCCCCGATTTCTGGCCGAATTTGTCGAACGCTCTGCCGAACAAGGACTGGAGCGGCTTGCCGTCGCCATTGACGTGCGCGGCGCCGGTGATCTGGACATCCTTCCCGGTGTCATCAGCAAACTGAACGAAGAAGGCTACTCCCTGCGTGTCCTGTTCCTGAACGCCAGCGATCATACCCTGATGCAGCGTTACTCGGAATCGCGCCGCCGTCACCCGCTAACCGACCGCTTGCGTCAGGACGGCCGCTCGCCTTCGCTGGAAGAATGTATTGCCGTTGAGCGTGAAATGACGGCCCCCTTGCGCGAGCTGGGCCACATTATCGACACCACCGACCTGACGCCCGGCCAATTGCGCGCCTGGATTCGGGATCTGGTGCAAGCCGATCGCGCCAGCGTGGTGCTGACGTTCGAATCCTTTGCCTACAAGCGCGGCGTACCCGGCGATGCAGACCTGGTTTTTGACGTGCGCTGTCTGCCCAACCCCCACTACGACCCGGAGCTGCGTCCCATGACGGGCCGCGACGAGCCGGTTGCCAAATGGCTGGCCCAGTTCGGTTCTGTAGAAACCATGGTGGATGATATTGCCGGCTTTGTACGCCGCTGGTTGCCTTTGTATATGCAGGACACCCGCAACTACCTGACGGTCGCCATTGGTTGCACCGGCGGTCAACACCGTTCTGTGTACGTTACCGAACAACTGGCGCTGCGTTTTGCCGATTACGCCCCCTTGCTGGTGCGCCATCGCAATCAACCGCCCATTAATCCCGTCCCATGA